The genomic region gtcaaatctggtcaaactgtggtcaaactacttattcaagaagtattaatgttactaaataattgttcaagaatattagtgttactaaataattatttcagttttttggaattttggtcaaatctggtcaaactatggtcaaactttggtcaaactccttattcaagaaatattagtgttactaaataattattgttttttagaataatagttttaaactcaaacagcgAAATGTGTGACTttatgctcaagctaaattcccgagggttaataggattgacatcttactattgtcaggaaaacaacaagcgtagacttggaatcgagggataatagaacccggaagttaagcgtgcttaggctggagtagtgagaggatgggtgactgtccgggaagttagatgatttggaatgatgaggggtgattagagattaaattgagcagcgatgagggtgattagagattagaggttaaaataattcagaaatttgaaaattcgcgcaaaaaattcgaaaaaaaaatctgcgggttagtagtagcgcgggtttttacccccgcgctgctaataggcccaaaacccgcgctgctgctaggctatTCCCTAGTAGTGGCATGTCGCCAGAAATCCAGAAATAAATCCAGGACAAAGGTCTTTTATTGTTAAAAATATGAAAATAGACAAGACTCTGGAATCGCGAAAAATTTCAACACAACCGCAGTTAGAGGACCTGTGTAATGTAAAAAATATATATTGCACTATGAACTCGGTGTATTTAGCAAGTTTTGATAGTAGTGTCCTTCCGATGAATATTTTGTATTATCTGGATCTAAGGTATGGGATAGGTTGAACATTTAAGCCTAGTTAGCAATTGAGATTGAGACTAAAGGCCAAAAAAGATTACATGTATCTTAGCTCGAACATGCACAAATAGGTCAAACCCACCTACTCTAGTTTGTCTACCCTGAATCAGCCCAAATGCAACTAGGGCAAAATGTTAGCCTTGCCTGAAACCGGCCTACCACACGCTTAGGCCTACTGTTCATCAAATTCATCTTTGCATCGCTTAACAAGAATATTACAGGGGTACTTTGCTGGGAATCCAGTGACTGACGACAGGTTTGACAGAGCTGGTACAATCCAATTTTTTCATGGCATGGGAATGCTGTCGGATGAACTTTATGAGGTGATCCATCCTCCCACATAAGTActaacagtagtagcagtagaaatTACTATGGTATTACAGTACTAAGCAGATGACCGTATATACAATTGAAGTTTTCATGAGTTGTGTCGTGTACTCAGAATGCAAAGAAATTTTATCCACAGTTTGCCAAGGAGAGTTGTGGAGGAAACTACAGTGATCCACCCAATGCGTTATGTGCCGAGTCCATCCAAGCTATTGACAATGTAAGTTTCCCCTAGAACACGAGATATTATCTTCTCCTGTCAATCAGTGAAGATAGAAGATAAAACATCTATCGTTGAAGCTACCATGCTTGGAACACGAGTTGTGTTTACTAGTTTCTACTAACAATGGACAAATAGTGCACAAAAGATATCAACTTGTCCCACATCCTGGAGCCCTCATGCGAGTTGATATGGAGCCCCGGGATTCAGCAGGCAACAGCAAGCAATGAAACAAGTGGGCTCAGGGTGGAGTACTTGGTTGGTGATGATCTCCTGTTTCCCTTCAAGTGTAGAGTTGAGTGCATCCAATTCCCATTAACTTTACACTGTATCCACTCTTGCTCACACAACTAATGTTGGTTAATTTGGTCTCAGAGCGATACCTACCAGCTATCTTATGTATGGGCAAATGATGAAGGCGTAAGGGAGAGTCTTGGCATTCGCCAGGTACTGCTCTAGAGCTGTACTGTACTGAATATTTTTTTCCGGTGTAGTTGTGCCTGAACGTTGTCACACACTCACACTGCAGGGAACTAAGGGGGAATGGAAAAGATGTGTTAGCGACATACCGTACACCAGAGATATCACAAGTACAGTAGAGATTCATTCGAGGCTACGTAGAGAAGGATATCCAGCGCTGATATACAAGTAACCAACCCACAGAAGAAAATTAATCTAAAATTGCAATCTCATCTGAAATTCTAATTCTGATATGTAATTGATGTTGAATGCAGTGGCGACCATGATAAGGAGTTTTCCTTCGTTGGCACTCAAGCATGGATAAGATCTCTTAACCTGCCTATCACAGATGACTGGAGACCATGGTATGTTGATGGCCAGGTTGCAGGGTAAGTTGTCCTGTGCCTACTGAAACTTCTTTCACTGGGGGTCTATTCCAGTCGAATGTATTTTTTTCCTCCAACGTATGGAAAAAACAATATTTCAATGTTCAGAAAATTTCTTAAAATATGTTTCCAAGTGTTATAACAATAATTTGGAGCTTAATTACCTGTGCATATCCTATTTTCACGTAGGCCTAGTCCATGTCTTGAACCAATTAATTTAAGAACAAAATGCCTTCACCCAATGAACGTTGGCAGGTTAGGGTTGCCCAAGTCTTACACTGATTCAAATAATTTCTTGTCCAGATTCACAAGAAGTTACTCCACTAACCTAACGTATGCAACTGTGAAGGTAAGTGCTTCGGAACCTCATTCTTATCTTTTCCATTACATAACTAAATCAGGATATATAAACTCTACTGTCCTAGTCTTTGGAGGTAATATCTGTAGACTACCTACCATGTAGGGTGCTGGGCATACTGCTCCAGAGTACAAGCCCAAGGAGTGCCTCGTGATGTTCGCCAAGTGGCTTTCCGGTGACCCTCTGTGAAGAAAGGATGACCTTTGTTTGGATGAGTGTGTGTCAGTGCCTGTTTGTCGCATCTAACTAAATTTGAAATAAGCAAGGTTCCTAAATAGAACCAAACATTGTTCCCCTGCTTGGATGTATACCCCATGCACAATTTGAATACGTTATGTTATGTTGTTTTGCTTTTTAAAACAAAAATCTATGTGGAAAATCTATACCTATTTTTATTACCTACTAATAAGGCGAGTAGTAGACGCCAGTGCGCCGGCCCAAATTTCGGCCAGCCGCCCACGCGCCGTTAGATTAGGCCCAGAGGCGTCGGTTGCAACTCCCGTGTGTTCATGCTTCCAGCCTCCCCCGCAACGAGTTGGTTGCAGCACTGGCATAAACGGTTCTAACGTTGCCGAAATGGTTGCAACTCTGGCGAACGTGGATGTAGCTTTTGCAGTGTTTTGTTGTAGCATTCGACGATGATGGCGTCGCCGGTTGCAGCTTTGGCGAACGTGTATGAAGCTTCTATAGTGTGCGGTTGTATCATTTGTGACCATGGCGTCCCTGGTTGCAGCTCTTTTGCAAAAGGTTGCAACTCTGCGCGAACATGGATGTAGCTTATGCGGAGTACGGCTGCAACAAACCATCGACGAAAACATCGCCAGCTGCAGCTCCGGCTGAAGCAAAATCAGTCGCTGGATGCAGCATCTTCCATCGCCGGTTCCAGCATATATCATAGCTGGTTCCAACATCCGCATGCCCATAAGGGCCAGGAAACAAAAACCATTGCCGGGAGCAGTGACAGGACGACCGTGGTTGCAGCGCGCTGGTCGCCATTGTCGGCGTAGGTGGCCTGCCTAACGCGCAGCAGTCGCGGTCGTTGTTTAGCAAGGGAAGATTGAAGTTGGAGCTGACGTGTGAAGAGAGGAGAGGTAAAAACGAGGTTGGGCAGAAGCTCCATGATTGACGACGAGAGCAATGGGAAAAGATGAGCTGCAGAAGGACAAAGGATGGGAGCAAGAATACAAGTTGCGAGGGGATAAGGACATAAGGAGCCGGGTGGTGCGTGGACCCACACTAAAACATGCGATTTTCTGTTATTTTCAGTTATTCAATCAAGGCGCACttgacaaatctatcgtcagttgctattgtctgttagtggtttctttctgtaatttaagtctctaGCTCAGCTCGTTTATTGCCTGTAATTATCCTTACTATATTCTTTTGTGTGTtattatgcagaatgaagatTTTGGAATGCCAAAAGAGACGGAgtctatggcattgggttcattgacccacaTATCGTTAATGAAGTTATGTTAAAAAAAATTACACCGAGGACTCAGAAAATAACTTGCTAATGTTTTTGAAGGAACTAAATATCAGACCAGAAATACTATTTCCTTACAACTTTAAGTGAGTGTTattgtcttgtactacaaattctatTTTCCTTACTCGATGTTAAATGTagttgatgagttatgcatgcccGCTTATATAAACGTGTGCACAATTTTCATTGGATCCTGCTAATCATTAGAGTTGGGAAGGGAACTATTGAAACACTGGACTCACTAGGTACAGACCCTATAGAATACAGCGGTCTGAACTAAATTGCCAATTGCTAAAACATGCCGGGCGCTGGCTCGGGGGCGACGCGGGGAAGGATGAAGGGCGCATCGGCTTCCCTGAATGAACGAGTGTGACGTGAAGCTCATGGCGGAAGCGAGAGAAGAGTCGGTGGACGTCTGATACCAAGTTGGATGGATAAACTCTGTCTATAATTCTATATTCAACTCAAGTACAGGGGCCGTGTTATATACACGAGGAGTACAGAAGGAGGAGAGAGTTATCGTTACAACAGATCATGGCGATCACGCCGCGCGTGCAAGCGAGGGCGAAGCCGTCGTGCGTGGGAGCGTGGGCGTGGGCGCCAGGAGACTCGCTCCTGTAGTTATCCATCATCTGAACGTGGGGCTGTACCATGTTTCCTACAGAGAAAAGCAATAAAAAGAAAAAGCTCGACACGGGCCTTTAGCCATCAAATCGATCAGTCTTCCGTTCGCCAAGTTACGAGAGAATCCGCTGAGATCAATCGATCGGGTCGTTACTAGCCCAAGCCACGCTCACGTACAGAAGTACGTGGCTATACACACACGTACACTGTTTATCAATCAACCTACTAGGCAGCTTGCTTGGTTGCTTTTGTACGTGAGTGTGCAGAGGTTCTGGTGATTTGATCCGGCGATCAAAAACCAACAAATGGTATCTAGAGCATCTACGATCAACGATGGGGGACAGTGACTAGGAGTAAGTTGGTTCCAAGGTGAACAAGTCCGGCAACGGCGGTTACAAGACGAACAAGAAAAGCGACAAGGTGAAGAAGAGCGGCAAGTCAGCAACTAGTGGTGGCGGAACGGGCGGCGCCAACGTACTGGCGCATCGCAACGTCCCCATCCAGTACCCAATGCTCACCGACACCAAGTACAGCATGTGGGCGGTCAAGATGAAGATTATTCTCCGAACCCTACGAGTGTGGGAGAACATCACGGATGACGACATCGATCAGGAGTGCGACGAAGGTGCCATGGCAGCCATAGCCCAGTTTGTACCGGATTTCATGCTGATGACATTGGCGGAGTTCGAGACGGCAAGAGAGGCGTGGAACACACTCAAGGAGATGAGTATCGGAGAAGATCGCGTCACGAAGGCTCGGGCACAAGTGCTGAAGCGCCAATTTCACAAGTTACAGGATGGAGGAAACTGAATCGGTGAACGACTATGTCATGCGTCTGACTACTATGGTGGGAGAGATCCGCGCGCTTGGTGCAAAGCTCGATGAAGCCGAGGTCGTGGAGAATTTTTTTAATTCGGTCACCGATAAATTCACGTACATCATCGGCACGGTCGAACAACTTTACGACATCGACGACATAAGCATAACGGAGGTGATCGGCCACCTACGGACATGGGAAGAGAATGCTCGTGGTTGTCGGAAAGGCAAAGGAGGAGGCGATGACCAACTCATGTACTCGCACACAGATTGGGAGTCCCCAAGTAGCAAAGGAAGATGCAACTATGGCGAAGGCTCAAGCAACGTGAAGCGTGGCGGACAAACCGAAGAAGGCAAAGGCAAACCACAAGGTCGTCGTAAGGCAGACCAATCTAAAGAGAGGAAGCCACGAAACTTGGATATGTCCGAGGTCAAGTGCTATATATGCAACGAGATGGGTCACTTTGCGAAGGATTGTCTGGAGCCTAACAAGCGGGAGATCAAGGCAAATTTGGCGAAGCAAGAAGACGAACGTCCAAGTCTTCTGATAGTCGAAGTTTGTGATCTCGTCCAAATAGCAGTTGCGAAACCAAGCCTGAAGGTGCTACTTCACGAGAAGAAAGTAATACTAAAGTTATGTGAAGAAGAACACGTCATGGTATCTAGACACGGGTGCCAGTAACCACATGATAGGGTGCAAGgagcactagtgcagaaccgggcaataacaccggttcgtaaggccctttagtgccagttccataaccggcactaaagtgtgggcactaaagcccccccccccctttagtccgGGTCCAGCACGACCCGGTGCTAAAGGAAAACCAcatggcacgagccagctccgggggccgggagccctttagtaccgggtgggaacactaaccggtactaaatgtttgtgggtttttgttttattttgtatttttcaattaaatttgtgttatcaatttaatttaggattgttttacgttataatgagttgtagtcgtcgtcatcatcatcatcgcatattaataaataaataaactctagctagctaaaaatcatcgtagtcgtctaattaccactatttaatcatcatagtcattaccgctagctatctaatcatcaccaacactggctagcttaaagaggaaacattcactttgtaacagaagcaaagatatcatcgagttcaacataatcatcaccaacatcggaagttcaggacacggacatgagacactaattaagagcatgaactagagcatagaacatgtatagttctcctgattcatcatactggagcatgcagatgaatctgtctcctaatcttgggttgcgcttctccttgctgccccctagtacttctttgcgatcgttaacaattttgctccaatctttcactattaagcattcttcgttttcagaaatcctgaatgcactcatgtgcaatgtaggatatcttggccgtaagctaaccattgacacgtcacctttagtctcgatccactgaggcacaactgtcatcggaaatccctgttgaagaacatcgtatagtaattaatatactaagcaatgaaagtttagcttcaaaaataatgtatgcaaaagatgcattagtta from Triticum urartu cultivar G1812 unplaced genomic scaffold, Tu2.1 TuUngrouped_contig_8809, whole genome shotgun sequence harbors:
- the LOC125532018 gene encoding putative serine carboxypeptidase-like 52 is translated as AYCSSNSSLHRLTRILQGYFAGNPVTDDRFDRAGTIQFFHGMGMLSDELYEFAKESCGGNYSDPPNALCAESIQAIDNCTKDINLSHILEPSCELIWSPGIQQATASNETSGLRVEYLVGDDLLFPFKCRSDTYQLSYVWANDEGVRESLGIRQGTKGEWKRCVSDIPYTRDITSTVEIHSRLRREGYPALIYNGDHDKEFSFVGTQAWIRSLNLPITDDWRPWYVDGQVAGFTRSYSTNLTYATVKGAGHTAPEYKPKECLVMFAKWLSGDPL